The Streptomyces sp. NBC_00670 genome window below encodes:
- a CDS encoding NifU family protein, protein MAEHTTAAHGPGAGRLDDPAVEDRLARIDDLLGRVEDAPGPTARAAVEAVGALTEVYGEGLARVLDLADETLAARLAEDQLLGHLMVLHDIHPDPVERRAERAVDGLRTVVRERGGDIELTGIDDGVAQVRLDVKGCGSTTAGLEDAVRETLLAAAPELSGVERVRDPAADAAFVPLDTLTLRPAEPQGSP, encoded by the coding sequence ATGGCTGAACACACCACGGCCGCGCACGGCCCCGGCGCCGGCCGGCTCGACGACCCGGCCGTCGAGGACCGCCTCGCCCGCATCGACGACCTCCTCGGCCGCGTCGAGGACGCGCCCGGACCCACGGCACGCGCCGCCGTCGAGGCCGTCGGCGCGCTCACCGAGGTCTACGGCGAAGGGCTCGCCCGGGTCCTCGACCTCGCCGACGAGACGCTCGCCGCCCGGCTCGCCGAGGACCAGCTCCTCGGCCATCTGATGGTGCTGCACGACATCCACCCCGACCCGGTCGAACGCCGGGCCGAACGCGCCGTCGACGGACTGCGCACCGTCGTACGCGAACGCGGCGGCGACATCGAACTGACCGGCATCGACGACGGCGTCGCCCAGGTCCGGCTCGACGTCAAGGGCTGCGGTTCGACGACCGCGGGCCTGGAGGACGCCGTACGGGAGACCCTGCTCGCCGCCGCACCCGAGCTGTCCGGCGTCGAGCGGGTGCGCGACCCCGCGGCGGACGCCGCCTTCGTCCCGCTCGACACCCTGACCCTCCGCCCCGCCGAGCCCCAGGGGTCGCCGTGA
- a CDS encoding NAD(P)/FAD-dependent oxidoreductase translates to MGSGVAGLTAAYLLARTHHVTLYEADDRLGGHAHTHTLTSSDGRRHRVDSGFIVHNRRTYPHLLRLFDELGVATQESEMSMSVRCEGCGLEYAGARGPTGLLAHPRNLLRGRYLRMLREVPAFHRAARRLLAEDGETDGFTLGEFLGRERFSPYFRAHFMTPLVSAVWSCDAATALRHPAAHLFRFLEHHGMLSVGGSPVWRTVTGGSRRYVDRVAERLDTVRTTAPVRALRRHADGAEIVTGDGATAAHDAVVVATHPDQALRLLADATPREKEVLGAFRYSRNTTLLHTDTTLLPRAQGARASWNYLMPSCTAAADHVRVSYDMNRLQRLDAPETFVVTLGGEDRVDPGSVRARMVYDHPVHTPASVAAQRRLPELDTDVCAFAGAYHGWGFHEDGCRSGVRAAAVLGVRW, encoded by the coding sequence GTGGGCAGCGGGGTCGCGGGCCTCACCGCCGCGTACCTGTTGGCCCGTACCCACCACGTCACGCTGTACGAGGCGGACGACCGGCTCGGCGGCCACGCCCACACCCACACGCTGACCTCCTCCGACGGCCGCAGGCACCGCGTCGACTCCGGATTCATCGTGCACAACCGCCGCACCTACCCGCACCTGCTGAGGCTCTTCGACGAACTGGGTGTCGCCACGCAGGAGTCGGAGATGAGCATGTCGGTGCGGTGCGAGGGGTGCGGGCTGGAGTACGCCGGCGCCCGCGGCCCCACCGGACTCCTCGCCCACCCGCGCAACCTCCTGCGCGGCCGGTATCTGCGGATGCTGCGCGAGGTGCCCGCCTTCCACCGCGCGGCCCGCCGACTGTTGGCGGAGGACGGGGAGACCGACGGGTTCACCCTCGGCGAGTTCCTCGGCCGCGAGCGCTTCTCGCCCTACTTCCGCGCCCACTTCATGACCCCGCTCGTCTCCGCCGTCTGGTCCTGCGACGCGGCCACCGCCCTGCGCCACCCGGCCGCCCATCTGTTCCGGTTCCTGGAGCACCACGGGATGCTCTCCGTCGGCGGCTCGCCGGTGTGGCGCACGGTGACCGGGGGCTCGCGACGCTACGTGGACCGGGTCGCCGAACGGCTCGACACCGTCCGCACCACCGCCCCCGTCCGCGCCCTGCGCCGGCACGCCGACGGCGCCGAGATCGTCACCGGGGACGGCGCCACCGCCGCGCACGACGCCGTCGTCGTCGCCACCCACCCCGACCAGGCGCTGCGCCTCCTCGCCGACGCCACCCCGCGGGAGAAGGAGGTGCTCGGCGCCTTCCGCTACTCCCGCAACACCACCCTCCTGCACACCGACACCACCCTCCTCCCGCGCGCCCAGGGCGCCCGCGCCTCCTGGAACTACCTGATGCCCTCCTGCACCGCCGCCGCCGACCATGTCCGGGTCAGCTACGACATGAACCGGCTGCAACGCCTCGACGCCCCCGAGACGTTCGTCGTCACCCTCGGCGGCGAGGACCGCGTCGACCCCGGCAGCGTCCGCGCCCGGATGGTCTACGACCACCCCGTCCACACGCCCGCCTCGGTGGCCGCCCAGCGCCGGCTGCCCGAACTGGACACCGACGTCTGCGCGTTCGCCGGCGCCTACCACGGCTGGGGGTTCCACGAGGACGGCTGCCGCTCCGGGGTCCGGGCCGCCGCCGTCCTGGGGGTGCGCTGGTGA
- a CDS encoding hydrogenase expression protein HypE: protein MSTASIATEVSQEPETPGERPGFDEIHILWIAEGTSRDGDTVSMTAAGRSAVEDIVLGLMPGLPKVHLHDKVLSPSPGGEDHLGPFRAAARGELGPFVLVVEGSVPHQDIIEADGPNRWIDRLAPEAWAVVAVGTCATFDDGHTMTGNPTGSPTGSMALADRLGRDFTSRGALPVVNIPGCPVQPENVMETLTWLLHHAAGTAPPPPLDHMLRPQWLFGKTVHEGCDRAASPGHATFTKDHDSPKCQVKVGCWGPVVNCDVPKRGWTGGIGGCPHVGGICVGCTVPGFPDAFVPFMDEPTGGSPSSPLVKPYGAVIRRLRGITGLAAGQEPKRHHDKAEPTSGHAPHRRP from the coding sequence ATGAGCACCGCAAGCATCGCCACCGAGGTCAGCCAGGAACCCGAAACCCCCGGCGAACGCCCGGGGTTCGACGAGATACACATCCTCTGGATCGCCGAGGGCACGAGCCGCGACGGCGACACCGTCTCCATGACCGCCGCCGGCCGGTCCGCCGTCGAGGACATCGTCCTCGGGCTGATGCCCGGCCTGCCCAAGGTGCACCTCCACGACAAGGTGCTCTCCCCGAGCCCGGGCGGCGAGGACCACCTCGGTCCCTTCCGGGCCGCCGCCCGCGGCGAACTCGGCCCGTTCGTCCTGGTCGTCGAGGGCTCCGTGCCCCACCAGGACATCATCGAGGCCGACGGGCCGAACCGGTGGATCGACCGGCTCGCCCCCGAGGCGTGGGCCGTGGTGGCCGTCGGCACCTGCGCCACCTTCGACGACGGCCACACCATGACGGGCAACCCCACCGGCAGCCCCACCGGCTCCATGGCCCTGGCCGACCGCCTCGGCCGGGACTTCACCTCCCGGGGCGCGCTGCCCGTCGTCAACATCCCCGGCTGCCCCGTCCAGCCGGAGAACGTCATGGAGACCCTCACCTGGCTCCTCCACCACGCGGCCGGCACCGCCCCGCCCCCGCCGCTCGACCACATGCTGCGCCCCCAGTGGCTGTTCGGGAAGACCGTCCACGAGGGCTGCGACCGGGCTGCCTCCCCCGGGCACGCCACCTTCACCAAGGACCACGACTCGCCCAAGTGCCAGGTGAAGGTCGGCTGTTGGGGCCCGGTGGTGAACTGCGACGTGCCCAAGCGCGGCTGGACGGGCGGCATCGGCGGCTGTCCCCACGTCGGCGGCATCTGCGTCGGCTGCACCGTGCCCGGCTTCCCCGACGCGTTCGTGCCGTTCATGGACGAGCCCACCGGCGGCAGTCCGTCGTCGCCCCTCGTCAAGCCCTACGGGGCGGTCATCCGGCGGCTGCGCGGCATCACCGGCCTCGCCGCCGGCCAGGAACCGAAGCGGCACCACGACAAGGCCGAACCGACCAGCGGCCACGCCCCCCACCGGCGCCCCTGA
- a CDS encoding DUF1365 domain-containing protein, which produces MTAAPTGAPALYPCVIHHVRTAPTRYALRHRTYLWLLDPDTPPRLPRPLRPWARFDPRDHFDGTAPTLRAGLDRFLAGHGVDLRGGRVLMLTQARVFGYVFNPLTLYWCHGPDGRPRCVVAEVHNTYGQRHGYLLTTPEATEEGTGAEYRTGKEFYVSPFFPVDGRYRMRLPEPGERLDLTVHLEREGGRPFTATVRGARRAVTPGALLRLALRHPWSTLAVSAAIRLHGIRLFLRGLPVRPRPGRPRRPGKPLQEKAT; this is translated from the coding sequence GTGACGGCGGCCCCCACCGGCGCGCCCGCGCTGTACCCGTGCGTCATCCACCACGTGCGCACCGCGCCCACCCGGTACGCGCTGCGCCACCGCACCTATCTGTGGCTCCTCGACCCCGACACCCCGCCCCGGCTGCCGCGCCCGCTGCGGCCCTGGGCCCGTTTCGACCCGCGCGACCACTTCGACGGCACCGCGCCCACCCTGCGCGCGGGCCTCGACCGGTTCCTCGCCGGACACGGCGTCGACCTCCGGGGCGGCCGCGTCCTGATGCTCACCCAGGCCCGTGTGTTCGGGTACGTCTTCAACCCGCTCACCCTGTACTGGTGCCACGGCCCCGACGGCCGCCCGCGCTGCGTCGTCGCCGAGGTGCACAACACCTACGGGCAGCGGCACGGTTACCTGCTGACCACCCCCGAGGCCACCGAGGAGGGGACGGGCGCGGAGTACCGCACCGGCAAGGAGTTCTACGTCTCACCGTTCTTCCCCGTCGACGGCCGCTACCGCATGCGGCTGCCGGAGCCGGGGGAGCGGCTCGACCTCACCGTGCACCTCGAACGCGAGGGCGGCCGGCCCTTCACCGCCACCGTCCGGGGCGCCCGGCGGGCCGTCACACCGGGCGCGCTGCTGCGGCTCGCGCTGCGCCACCCGTGGTCCACCCTCGCGGTGTCCGCCGCCATCCGACTGCACGGCATCCGCCTCTTCCTGCGCGGTCTGCCCGTGCGGCCGCGCCCCGGCCGCCCCCGCCGCCCCGGTAAGCCCCTTCAGGAGAAAGCGACATGA
- a CDS encoding amidohydrolase, which translates to MSGEVYARVRDEVRRRADRLWDVALTLHADPEYAFEEHRATTLLTTELDREGFAVEHGTAGLPTAFTARAAAPQRDAPTVALLLEYDALPGLGHACGHNLIAAAGLGAALATRAALADTPGTVLAIGTPAEEGGGGKVTEVEAGVFDDVDAALMFHPGVYDWQWAPLTAQAQYRVGFHGRAAHPTGNPTEGIDALAALVQLFNTLAVTGRRLPAGSHVQGIVTHGGKATNIVPEYAEGLFGLRALTTAALDDLAHDLATSAEGVARATGTRVEVERAAQGYAHFRDSTALSGRFAAHLARAGIELTPPAPGVYLGSSDIGDVSNRVPAIHPFVAIMGSDGSDHTPEFAAAAASDRGREVLLAAAEALACTAADVLLDEGLRQRAWADHTDHTDHPGPAHTGHTT; encoded by the coding sequence GTGAGCGGTGAGGTGTACGCACGTGTACGGGACGAGGTACGGCGCCGGGCCGACCGGCTGTGGGACGTGGCGCTCACCCTGCACGCCGACCCCGAGTACGCCTTCGAGGAACACCGCGCCACCACCCTCCTCACCACCGAACTCGACCGCGAGGGCTTCGCGGTCGAACACGGCACCGCCGGCCTCCCGACCGCCTTCACCGCCCGCGCAGCCGCCCCCCAGAGAGACGCCCCCACCGTCGCCCTCCTCCTCGAGTACGACGCCCTGCCCGGCCTCGGCCACGCCTGCGGCCACAACCTGATCGCCGCCGCCGGCCTCGGCGCGGCGCTCGCGACGCGGGCCGCCCTGGCGGACACCCCCGGCACCGTCCTCGCCATCGGCACCCCCGCCGAGGAAGGCGGCGGCGGCAAGGTCACCGAAGTGGAGGCGGGCGTCTTCGACGACGTGGACGCCGCTCTCATGTTCCACCCGGGGGTGTACGACTGGCAGTGGGCACCCCTCACCGCCCAGGCCCAGTACCGCGTCGGCTTCCACGGCCGCGCCGCCCACCCCACCGGCAACCCCACGGAGGGCATCGACGCCCTCGCCGCCCTCGTCCAGCTCTTCAACACCCTCGCCGTCACCGGCCGCCGGCTCCCGGCGGGCTCGCACGTGCAGGGGATCGTCACGCACGGCGGCAAGGCCACCAACATCGTCCCCGAGTACGCCGAAGGACTGTTCGGGCTGCGCGCGCTCACCACCGCCGCCCTCGACGACCTCGCGCACGACCTCGCCACCAGCGCGGAGGGGGTCGCCCGCGCGACCGGCACGCGGGTGGAGGTCGAGCGCGCCGCCCAGGGTTACGCCCACTTCCGCGACAGCACCGCGCTCTCCGGCCGGTTCGCCGCGCACCTCGCCCGCGCGGGCATCGAGCTCACCCCGCCCGCCCCGGGCGTCTACCTCGGCTCCTCGGACATCGGCGACGTCAGCAACCGGGTGCCCGCGATCCACCCGTTCGTCGCGATCATGGGGTCCGACGGCTCGGACCACACCCCCGAGTTCGCCGCCGCCGCGGCCTCCGACCGGGGCCGGGAGGTGCTGCTCGCGGCGGCCGAGGCGCTGGCGTGCACCGCGGCGGACGTCCTCCTGGACGAGGGCCTGCGGCAACGGGCGTGGGCCGACCACACCGACCACACCGACCACCCGGGCCCGGCCCACACCGGCCACACCACCTGA
- a CDS encoding DUF5947 family protein, with the protein MTAGALARVIRGAADRRAADAERCDLCGAPVPVEHQHLYDTERQELHCGCHPCALLFAQGGTAGGRYLLVPRRRLRLPPVDTAALGVPVGLAFFVRRPDGTVTAHYPSPAGATRWEADAGAWRAAVDRHPELAGLAPHVEALLVNTARGVSHHWITPIDDCFRVVAVVRREWRGLSGGGRVWPAIEEFFASLTERE; encoded by the coding sequence GTGACCGCGGGCGCGCTGGCCCGGGTGATCCGCGGCGCCGCCGACCGGCGGGCCGCGGACGCCGAACGCTGCGACCTGTGCGGCGCCCCGGTCCCGGTCGAACACCAGCACCTCTACGACACCGAGCGACAGGAACTGCACTGCGGCTGCCACCCGTGCGCCCTCCTCTTCGCCCAGGGCGGCACGGCCGGCGGCCGCTACCTCCTGGTGCCGCGACGGCGGCTGCGGCTGCCGCCCGTGGACACCGCCGCCCTCGGCGTCCCGGTCGGCCTCGCCTTCTTCGTCCGCCGCCCGGACGGCACCGTCACCGCGCACTACCCGAGCCCCGCCGGCGCCACCCGCTGGGAGGCCGACGCCGGCGCCTGGCGGGCCGCGGTGGACCGCCACCCCGAGCTGGCCGGCCTGGCACCCCACGTGGAGGCCCTCCTGGTCAACACGGCCCGGGGCGTGAGCCACCACTGGATCACCCCGATCGACGACTGCTTCCGCGTGGTCGCCGTCGTACGGCGGGAGTGGCGCGGACTGTCCGGCGGCGGCCGGGTCTGGCCCGCGATCGAGGAGTTCTTCGCCTCGCTCACGGAACGGGAGTGA
- a CDS encoding helix-turn-helix domain-containing protein, whose product MSDQQQPPSGRDRDPSAPGQPPGEQPAPERAGAGDLGRRLAHRRRELGLTREDAAARAGMAPDYLRYLEESAGATPGTNVLLRLADVLRTTVTEFTGGAAERPPGQGQAAPHPAFTELSVRECRALLASHGVGRLAVNTASGPVVVPVNYSVVDGSIVFRTAPGTTPALAVGSRVAFEVDRVDEALSEGWSVLVRGHARAVTDPGSVRRLTERAHSEPWAGGVRELWIRVDPTETTGRRITV is encoded by the coding sequence ATGTCCGACCAGCAGCAGCCCCCGTCCGGCCGCGACCGGGACCCCTCCGCTCCCGGGCAGCCGCCCGGCGAGCAGCCCGCCCCGGAACGCGCGGGCGCCGGTGACCTCGGCCGCCGGCTGGCACACCGGCGCCGGGAGCTGGGGCTGACCCGGGAGGACGCGGCGGCCCGGGCGGGCATGGCGCCGGACTATCTCCGGTATCTGGAGGAGAGCGCGGGGGCCACGCCCGGGACGAACGTGCTGCTGCGGCTGGCGGACGTGCTGCGGACGACGGTCACCGAGTTCACCGGCGGCGCGGCCGAGCGGCCCCCGGGGCAGGGACAGGCGGCCCCGCACCCCGCGTTCACCGAGCTGAGCGTGCGGGAGTGCCGGGCGCTGCTCGCCTCGCACGGGGTGGGACGGCTGGCGGTGAACACGGCGTCGGGGCCGGTGGTGGTGCCGGTCAACTACAGCGTCGTCGACGGCTCGATCGTCTTCCGGACCGCGCCCGGGACGACGCCGGCGCTGGCGGTCGGCAGCCGGGTCGCCTTCGAGGTCGACCGGGTGGACGAGGCGTTGAGCGAGGGGTGGAGCGTACTGGTCCGGGGGCACGCCCGGGCGGTCACCGACCCCGGGTCTGTACGTCGCCTCACCGAACGGGCCCACAGCGAACCGTGGGCGGGCGGCGTCCGCGAACTGTGGATCCGAGTGGACCCCACGGAGACCACGGGCCGCCGCATCACGGTGTGA
- a CDS encoding SAM-dependent methyltransferase translates to MLAVGGVDVPIGEGLPQGVDPEKASVARMYDAMLGGQHNFAIDREALAAFTAIDPQVRTLARANRSFLGRAVRFLVDSGVRQFIDLGSGIPTQGNVHEVAQAASPGARVVYVDNDPVAVAHSTSLLADNPDAAIVDGDIRRPADILASPRLRELIDLDRPVAVLMITILHFVTAEEDPAGIVAAFRDALPAGSWLALTHATNQDRPDTAAAVGKLYRSRASSPVTARSRAEILGLFDGFDLVDPGLVHVPLWRPGPDDHVPDNPSEYWVFAGVGRKDG, encoded by the coding sequence ATGCTCGCTGTCGGAGGAGTTGATGTGCCCATCGGCGAAGGTCTCCCGCAGGGAGTAGACCCCGAAAAAGCGAGCGTCGCGCGTATGTACGACGCGATGCTCGGTGGCCAGCACAACTTCGCCATCGACCGCGAGGCCCTCGCGGCGTTCACCGCCATCGACCCCCAGGTGCGCACTCTGGCCCGGGCGAACCGTTCCTTCCTGGGCCGTGCCGTCCGTTTCCTGGTCGACTCCGGCGTACGGCAGTTCATCGACCTCGGCTCCGGCATCCCCACCCAGGGCAACGTCCACGAGGTGGCGCAGGCGGCCTCCCCCGGCGCCCGGGTCGTCTACGTCGACAACGACCCGGTGGCGGTCGCGCACAGCACCTCGCTGCTCGCCGACAACCCGGACGCGGCCATCGTCGACGGCGACATCCGCCGCCCGGCCGACATCCTCGCCTCCCCCCGGCTGCGGGAACTGATCGATCTCGACCGGCCCGTGGCCGTACTGATGATCACGATCCTGCACTTCGTCACCGCGGAGGAGGACCCGGCGGGCATAGTGGCCGCGTTCCGCGACGCTCTGCCCGCGGGGAGTTGGCTGGCGCTGACGCACGCCACCAACCAGGACCGTCCCGACACGGCCGCCGCCGTGGGGAAGTTGTACCGCTCCCGGGCCAGTTCGCCCGTCACCGCCCGCTCCCGGGCGGAGATACTCGGGCTCTTCGACGGTTTCGACCTCGTCGACCCGGGCCTGGTCCACGTACCGCTGTGGCGCCCCGGCCCGGACGACCACGTTCCGGACAACCCGTCGGAGTACTGGGTGTTCGCGGGCGTCGGCCGCAAGGACGGCTGA
- a CDS encoding ATP-binding protein, translating into MNESLRAVGWARSLPMSTGAKVARDWTRGHLNTLGWTTEAPETADAVLLTVSELVTNAHVHARSSAQLVLTWDTRCLHVAVHDSSRELPVAQPPSGERLGGRGMFLVDALADTLQTRPCPDGKTVIACFRPPGAKKN; encoded by the coding sequence GTGAACGAATCGCTGCGAGCAGTGGGCTGGGCGCGCTCCCTGCCGATGAGTACCGGTGCGAAGGTCGCCCGCGACTGGACCCGCGGGCATCTGAACACCCTCGGCTGGACCACCGAGGCGCCGGAGACGGCCGACGCGGTGCTGCTGACCGTCTCGGAGCTGGTCACCAACGCCCATGTGCACGCCCGCAGCAGCGCCCAGTTGGTGCTCACCTGGGACACCCGGTGCCTGCACGTCGCGGTGCACGACTCCTCGCGGGAGCTGCCCGTGGCCCAGCCGCCCAGCGGGGAACGCCTCGGCGGACGCGGCATGTTCCTCGTCGACGCGCTGGCCGACACCCTGCAGACCCGTCCCTGCCCGGACGGCAAGACGGTGATCGCCTGCTTCCGGCCGCCGGGCGCGAAAAAGAACTGA
- a CDS encoding MGDG synthase family glycosyltransferase, producing the protein MGAGHDTVAAELARRARERGHEAEVLDVLELLPYHLGTGLRGFYQSSVRHYPWAYAGLYRLFLRRGSGSRPSGVPLARLAGDRLAERVARFRPDVVVPVFHLAAQLTGHLRGRGALKVPSAVYVVDFAVHRQWLHPGNDLYLCLTDEATGEVREDIRRPAVTTGPCVSPDFAADSPDGAPGGSSGADAWRQLFARYGPGRTPVVLSCGAWGAATGLAATAGLLTGRGCLPVVVCGRNDRLRRALADVPGVLAPGWVSDMPGLLHAARALVDNAAGQTAVQSLAAGLPVIGYRPIPGHGEEGVRRMAALGLTEVADDERALCDALDRLTADGEARRSRIEHARTLFRDEDPLARLLALTERVRAG; encoded by the coding sequence ATGGGCGCCGGACACGACACGGTGGCCGCCGAACTCGCCCGCCGGGCCCGGGAGCGGGGCCACGAGGCCGAGGTCCTCGACGTCCTCGAACTCCTGCCCTACCACCTGGGCACCGGGCTGCGCGGCTTCTACCAGTCCTCGGTACGGCACTACCCGTGGGCGTACGCCGGTCTGTACCGGCTCTTCCTGCGCCGCGGGTCGGGCAGCAGGCCGAGCGGGGTGCCGCTGGCCCGGCTCGCCGGGGACCGGCTGGCCGAGCGGGTGGCGCGGTTCCGTCCGGACGTGGTGGTGCCGGTGTTCCACCTCGCCGCGCAGCTGACCGGCCATCTGCGCGGCCGGGGCGCGCTGAAGGTGCCGAGCGCCGTGTACGTCGTCGACTTCGCCGTGCACCGGCAGTGGCTGCACCCGGGCAACGACCTCTATCTCTGCCTGACCGACGAGGCCACCGGGGAGGTCCGCGAGGACATCCGCCGGCCCGCCGTGACCACCGGCCCGTGCGTGTCCCCCGACTTCGCCGCGGACTCCCCCGACGGAGCCCCCGGCGGCTCCTCCGGCGCGGACGCCTGGCGGCAGCTCTTCGCGCGGTACGGTCCCGGGCGGACGCCCGTCGTGCTGTCCTGCGGTGCCTGGGGCGCCGCGACCGGGCTCGCCGCGACGGCCGGGCTGCTCACCGGGCGGGGCTGTCTGCCGGTGGTGGTCTGCGGGCGCAACGACCGGCTGCGGCGGGCCCTCGCCGACGTTCCCGGGGTCCTCGCACCCGGCTGGGTGAGCGACATGCCCGGCCTGCTGCACGCGGCCCGCGCGCTGGTGGACAACGCGGCCGGGCAGACCGCCGTGCAGTCGCTCGCCGCCGGACTGCCGGTGATCGGCTACCGGCCGATCCCGGGCCACGGCGAGGAGGGCGTACGGCGGATGGCGGCGCTGGGGCTGACGGAGGTGGCGGACGACGAGCGCGCACTGTGCGACGCGCTGGACCGGCTGACCGCCGACGGCGAGGCGCGGCGGAGCCGGATCGAGCACGCCCGGACGCTGTTCCGGGACGAGGACCCGCTGGCCCGGCTGCTGGCGCTCACGGAGCGGGTGCGGGCGGGGTAG
- a CDS encoding PP2C family protein-serine/threonine phosphatase — protein sequence MPEFCDASSVYLLERWLQQENAFLTADPPQIEARRLAMGTGYRSGPEWERRLPLGEVVVFPRETPYARALATGRPQVLAMMDDHTSERLTAARGGDPRLREVLRSVSLLVVPLRLREAAVGVIVCTRGPNRPPFRADDAAHVEALAGRACVALDNARRYEHERRTALAIRTSLLPATAPEFEGCRIAHGYLPAGQDTVIGGDWFDVLPRPGHRVSLVVGDAMGHGPESAVAMIQLRTAVRTLAGFDIAPAELMRRLDALACDTPGASFATCMYAEWDARRHTCTVVAAGHPPPLIRGPDRAAGPLALASPGLPLGLGTGTYEPTVVEVSEPTLLVLYSDGLVESRHTDIDQGIARLARALDADGRPTAGDRPVDTADVAGADGLRELCEGLLRGAAEVGTADDRTLLVAELTPTPD from the coding sequence ATGCCGGAGTTCTGCGACGCGTCCTCCGTGTACCTGCTGGAACGGTGGTTGCAGCAGGAGAACGCCTTCCTCACCGCCGACCCGCCGCAGATCGAGGCGCGCCGGCTGGCGATGGGGACGGGCTACCGCTCGGGCCCCGAGTGGGAGCGCCGGCTGCCGCTCGGCGAGGTGGTGGTCTTCCCCCGCGAGACCCCGTACGCCCGTGCGCTCGCCACCGGGCGGCCGCAGGTGCTCGCCATGATGGACGACCACACCTCCGAGCGGCTCACCGCCGCGCGGGGCGGCGATCCGCGGCTGCGGGAGGTGCTGCGGTCCGTCTCCCTCCTCGTCGTCCCGCTGCGGCTGCGGGAGGCGGCCGTCGGGGTGATCGTCTGCACGCGGGGGCCGAACCGGCCGCCCTTCCGCGCCGACGACGCCGCGCATGTGGAGGCGCTCGCCGGGCGGGCGTGCGTGGCGCTGGACAACGCCCGCCGGTACGAGCACGAGCGGCGCACCGCCCTCGCCATCCGGACCAGCCTGCTGCCGGCGACCGCACCGGAGTTCGAGGGCTGCCGGATCGCCCACGGGTACCTGCCGGCGGGGCAGGACACGGTCATCGGCGGCGACTGGTTCGACGTGCTGCCGCGGCCCGGGCACCGGGTCAGCCTCGTCGTCGGGGACGCGATGGGGCACGGGCCGGAGTCGGCGGTCGCGATGATCCAGCTCCGTACGGCGGTCCGGACGCTGGCCGGGTTCGACATCGCGCCGGCCGAGCTGATGCGGCGGCTCGACGCGCTGGCGTGCGACACGCCGGGGGCGTCGTTCGCGACGTGCATGTACGCGGAGTGGGACGCGCGGCGGCACACCTGTACGGTCGTCGCGGCGGGGCACCCGCCGCCGCTGATCCGGGGCCCCGACCGGGCCGCCGGGCCGCTCGCGCTGGCCAGCCCCGGGCTGCCGCTGGGGCTGGGGACGGGGACGTACGAGCCGACGGTGGTCGAGGTGTCCGAGCCGACGCTGCTCGTGCTGTACAGCGACGGTCTGGTGGAGTCCCGCCACACCGACATCGACCAGGGCATCGCGCGGCTGGCCCGCGCGCTCGACGCGGACGGCCGCCCGACGGCCGGGGACCGCCCCGTCGACACGGCGGACGTCGCGGGGGCGGACGGTTTGCGCGAGCTGTGCGAGGGGTTGTTGCGGGGGGCGGCGGAGGTGGGCACCGCGGATGACCGCACGCTGCTGGTGGCGGAGCTGACGCCGACGCCGGACTGA